The Arcobacter sp. F2176 genome contains the following window.
TATTGCAATAATTGCAATCCATACTGCAATCGCTTTTGGATTTAGCAAATGCATCATTATGCCTGAGAAAAAATATTTTTTATAAGAATTTTTAGACTCTTTTATTTCAACTTTTTTATACTCTTTTTTTGTAAGCATTTTAAAAGAGTTATATGCCAAATAAAGAAAATATAAACCACCTAAGATTTTTAAAATATACAAAATATCAGAATATTTATTGAGAAGTGGTTGTAAACCAGAAGCTGCACAAATTCCCCAAAAAAAAGAACCAATAGTTACTCCAAGAGCAAAATAAACCCCTGCTTTTCTTCCTGCATATATTGAAGTTTGAGCAATAGCAAGATTGCTAGGTCCAGGACTTGTAATACCCAAAATATAAATAAACAGTGCAATTATAATATTAGAAAAAATTTCCATATAAATATCTCCTAGGATAAAAACTCTCTCAAAGCTTTTCGTGAAGCTTTATCAACCAAGTTAAAAAGTCTATCGATGTCATCTTTTTGACTTGAACTCTTATGACCTTTTACTTTTACAAATTTACAATGTGTTTTATC
Protein-coding sequences here:
- a CDS encoding LysE family translocator gives rise to the protein MEIFSNIIIALFIYILGITSPGPSNLAIAQTSIYAGRKAGVYFALGVTIGSFFWGICAASGLQPLLNKYSDILYILKILGGLYFLYLAYNSFKMLTKKEYKKVEIKESKNSYKKYFFSGIMMHLLNPKAIAVWIAIIAIALPNEQNSMSIYFPVILCLPFGIVIFIAYAFMFSNQRVVNKYFDFKKYIDSFVGVTFSLVGFKLLFDANK